In Salvia hispanica cultivar TCC Black 2014 unplaced genomic scaffold, UniMelb_Shisp_WGS_1.0 HiC_scaffold_1510, whole genome shotgun sequence, the genomic stretch atataaaatcggCCCAATATATCCAAGACCAGCCCAATACACTCCAAAAATAAGAGTCCACTTTCTAAGAGGAACTGTATAGATtttacaatcaaaataaaataaaatagaataaataacaatatagAACATTGTAACGCCGATCATAGTCTTGATAAGACTTCGTGGCCGTGGTGGTGCTATATTCATCCTTGTGGGCTCATCACGGGTCGTATCAAAAACTTGATTGATCGATGGCGTCTCGTAGTGGCAAAGAGGACAAGAGTAACCACGCCGCAGCCAAAGCACGAGGCAAACGGCGTGAAACAAATGGCTACATGGCATTCTCAACGTGGGGGCTCCACCGATCTCCGCCAAGCAGATGGGGCACCAGCCCGTCTCCGCCacaccaccaccgccaccgcaAAACTCCATCAGCTTGAACCCCGAGTTAGCCATGGCGTTGTGGCGGCCTTTCCCAACTATATACGCATAAGAATATATCATCCGGATATTTAAATCGACCTTTAATTCGACGTGCTCGGCCATCATGGTTGACACCATTTCCCATATGATCTCAATCACGGGTGTGCAGCCTAATAACTCCTCGTCGCCGTCTCCTTGGATGTAATTGTCATAGCATCTCCCCTCGCTGAGCTTGTCGCTCTGGATATGATCGCAGATAGTTTCTCTGACCTCCTCTTGTATGTCATTATACGACAAGCTTTCTCGGGTGATGAAGCGGACGGTTGTGCAGATGGGACTGGTGATATCCGAGGAAAAGAAGGGCAGAGGCCGTAGCGGCGGCTTTTCGGAATCTAGGCTTATAAGATAGTTCGACTCTTGGctatggaaaaaaatattaattttaacgCTGAAATGAGGAAAATCAGTTGGCTCGTAAGAGTACTTGCCGACCTCGAATCTTACACGTTTGTTGTATATCCAAAACATGGTGTGGATTAGTGGCAAGATCAGTTTGTGCCGTTCAAACTCGGTGTTGGGTGCTTATATAGAAGCATACCgccaaattcaattccaattaggaaaggatttttattttattttattttttaatctgtcatcaaattaattataatttatatacctCTGCAATTTTTTGTTACCATATTTAGTTAAGTCATccatatcatttaattttatttgcggaaacaaatatagtaaaatctTATTCATATAGCCTATATGCATAGTTCGtttttgcaagattgtatctcatgattaaatatgtattgtaTTTAGTTCATGATATTCAATTTGAAAACCTAATCATAGATGTATAATCATGCGATCCGTGTTTTATgttttccattatttttggttatatTATGTCTGACAAGCTATTCATCTTTGTATGTTACACATCCAACacatatacatttatttttgttcacatataattcacaattcaaatatacaaaacaaTAGATAGTAGCTTGAACGTCACATCTCCTTTATTTACTTTGGTtttgattgtattttaatGCACATAGTTGGGGTAAATCAAATCACATTCAATAGCATTCTGGACTGGGACGGAAATAGCGCTGGTCAAGATTCCTGAGAGATATAAAAGTGTCTTcgaaataaaaattcacatttaacTTCATATTTGTAAATAACAAAAGTATGATTAGCAAAAGCCACCAACCAAAATAGCAACACTAAAGTTCCTAATCAAGATACTACAGTTCAACCAACCAATAGATTGTTTACAGATAGTTTTGAGCTAACTCCATATATTGATTCGTgagctaatttaattttacccCATAGTGTATTGAAAAATAGGAGGTAAAATAATTACTGTCTAAATGACTCATTGTGATTGaaagtaattattttgttttgtctaATGGAGAAATAATATGTATAAGATCGAAGCGAGAGCTAGAATGTTGTTACTAATGAGAGAAGTTAGTAATGGGCG encodes the following:
- the LOC125198474 gene encoding uncharacterized protein LOC125198474, whose translation is MFWIYNKRVRFEVGKYSYEPTDFPHFSVKINIFFHSQESNYLISLDSEKPPLRPLPFFSSDITSPICTTVRFITRESLSYNDIQEEVRETICDHIQSDKLSEGRCYDNYIQGDGDEELLGCTPVIEIIWEMVSTMMAEHVELKVDLNIRMIYSYAYIVGKGRHNAMANSGFKLMEFCGGGGGVAETGWCPICLAEIGGAPTLRMPCSHLFHAVCLVLWLRRGYSCPLCHYETPSINQVFDTTRDEPTRMNIAPPRPRSLIKTMIGVT